CCGCGATTGTCGTTCCAATGCGAGACGATCGAGCGTGGCGACAAAGCGCTCGGCCGCATCGAAACTGCGCGTCATGCGCGGGACAACGTAGGTAAGTGCATCCTCGCCGATTACGAGCCCGCGCCGTTCAGCGTGGCTGACGATCAGATCGCGCATCATCTCGTCGTCGGGTGAGCCGATTTCGAGCGGCAGCGCAGCGCCGAGGCGAGAGCGCAAATCGGGCAGGGTGATGTCCCACGGCCCCTCGCCCTCGTGCCCGCCTTCGGGGATCAGCAGCAGCGGCGTGCCCTGCTCCTGCGCGCGGTTCCAGCGGTGGAACAGCGCGGTCTCGTCCATGGCGTCGGCCGGATCGATCGTCTCGCCCAGGCCGGCATGTTCAAACCAGC
The sequence above is a segment of the Alteriqipengyuania lutimaris genome. Coding sequences within it:
- a CDS encoding P-loop NTPase family protein, with product MGKPASQIALPLPPAREGDPASIVIGDANAGVVDALRDAAGWPFRTAILRGPPRSGKSLLGRWFEHAGLGETIDPADAMDETALFHRWNRAQEQGTPLLLIPEGGHEGEGPWDITLPDLRSRLGAALPLEIGSPDDEMMRDLIVSHAERRGLVIGEDALTYVVPRMTRSFDAAERFVATLDRLALERQSRPTRNLCRDALESMIGPSQGRLL